A window of Danio aesculapii chromosome 16, fDanAes4.1, whole genome shotgun sequence genomic DNA:
TCTTCTTTATCTGAATAGGTCATACATTTAAAACATCATGgctattagtttttttaatgcatttctaaaGAGAGGACAGTGAATAATTTTGTGGACAATGTGTGAATTTAAAGAGTTTGACAACCAGTTTTAAGCATAAAAAGTTAAATTCTGTCCAGACCTTGTCTGCTGATCTCGTTGGAATAATAATAACACACGTTTGATTTTTCCCTCTTATGTTGCATATCTGGCATGCTAGATAAACGAGGCATTATAGGCTTTATTCAGTCAACTCAAGGCATAATTTAATACAATGCAAATGCTTTCTTGGCCAAGCACCACAAAATgtaattaaagcattaaagtaGAAAAAGGTGATCTCACATGTAGATATACGCTGTTGAATTAAGTATAGTCCAAAGTGCATATAATGCGAGTACTTGGCAACACTGATAAGAGTTCGTCCTGTTTTGCGTTTGCCAGTGTCAGTCATTATGGGTAAGTTAGCAGTTCTCTCGTTAGTTGCTGTTGCTCTGGCAGTTTTCATCGGAGAAAGGCTCGGCACACTTAGGTTTGTGGCTGGTTATAATCGCATTTAAAATACTTGCAGAAACTTTTCTTTGACTAAACGCTCTTCTGAACTATTTTGTTACACCCGTGAAGTAATAGTTCACGCAAAAGCAATACAGTGCTCGTGAAGACAATAGTTATAAACATTGAAATGTGATCTTCTCCACAGACATTTAACGCTTTCCTACAGAGAACTAACCAAGAATTACCTTCCTAACTGTCAACTAATTAAGGGCATTGGTAAGTTTGTAAACTATTAATCTACTATCATTTCCTGGTCTGAATGAGTTGTTTTGATGTTTCAAACACTGCAAATGAGAAGATTGCAGCGATGTTATATTCAGAATGTGGATCTGATCTAACCGTGACGATACACTAGTTTTTTTGTATGACACACTgtatgacaaaaacaacaacattttgatTAATTCATCATATCATGAATCAAAAATCTCCTCATTTGTAGTGTTCTCTATAAAATGTGTAGTCTATACAATTCAGCTGTTAAATACACACTAACAACGTGTTATTTTCATTATGATTAACTTAAGAGCTGCTACACATTCACTTTACAGCCATGTCAGGGATCTTCCTGGTGAAACAACTCCTGAGGTGACTGTAAACTAGGGATTTGGGTGCACAACTATACACAGGCCTAGAAGGGCTATTCTCATTTATTCAGTCAGTTTCATTCATCATTCCAAGTCTCCTATTAGAATTAGAACACTAAGTCTAGTTTTCAACTTTTATGCAATTCTTAATAATATACCTTGCATGATTTTCAGGATTTTTACAGATAGAAAAAAAGATATGTGTTATGAGTTGTGCTTTGATTAAGATATACTCAGAAGCAATTTTTGTAAGCATTGCaaactgatttgttgtgtttaCCGTTTTGATCGAGtaggtttttaaaatattgttctgCATTGTATTGTCTTACTAAAGTATGTGTTTAAGTTAATATAGTAACATGTCATGTTTGAGTTGGAGTAGCGCAAATTTAACATGCAAGTATCTAAATCAGGGCCATGTACCATGGCTAGTCAGTTAAATTTCTGCTTAGTTTGCACTAATTCTGAGTTTAAGGTACCATGAAGCTAGCTCAGCTCCATTATTATTACTTTGAGAGGCATATTTGactaacaaaaatatatttattcaagtTTAATCAAGCTAATTCAAAACTAGCAGACGATTTTATCCAAGGCGACTTCCAAGTGAGGTTGAAAGAAGCGCTTTAAATCATCAAAGAGTAGTAGTATACTGCTATTTCAAGTGTCATATTTTCTCATTATGATCATAATGATCTGTTCTACAGATCAACAGATCAACAATGATCTGTTCTACAGCTCCTACATATATTAATGTTTACATGTATAAACTGAATATTGTGCTACAACCATTAACCAGTAAACCCACTATATCTATCTTACTTTGtagtataatttaaaataagtacAAGTGGAAAACTTAAGTTGTGTACTTAAATATTACCgcttaaaatatacattaatggTATATTTGGGATCaagctgcatttttaaaaatattctctGATATCCACCTATAATGCTATCAAGATTGtttttttcacataaaaaaataacaggcAATGTTTTGTAGTGATTTGTTAATATAATTTCCGGAATTAACTAAAGCTCACTTAAATTTGAAGACctactgtacatttaaacaaatattaatgctGTGGTGATCTGTAATGTGCTATTTCTGTGTTTATACAGAGTTTGGGGCTGAGGATATCACCATTCTTGAAGATGGATTGGCTTTTCTGAGCACTGTAtgtcaaaacaacaaaataatgaattactttattgttttaattactttGAGTGTTTTCCCAGTAGAATTACCAATTTCAACACACTATCAACTGAATTATCCATAGGGCTTGAAGTATCCAGGTTTACCATCTTATTCAGACAGCCCTGGAAAGATCTATACCCTGAATCTGTTGGATTTTAAACCAAAAGTCGAATCACTGAGCATCAAAGGAGACTTTGACAAAGATTCTTTTAATCCACATGGAATCAGCGTGTACATCGATGACAAaggtttgctattttttttttttacaattgtatACATGAACAAGAAGAGCTGCATTATTAAATTCAGCATAAGCTGCTTTTATTGCTACTGTTTCATTTATAATACCTACACTCACACTATAAGAAGTAGCAAAGTGTTTATGTGAAATGGATGATTGTTACACAGTTTTTGATTgatgatcatttatttatcagTTATTCTTTTGTCTTTACAGATGGTGGAATATACCTATTTGTTGTTAATCATCCTCAAGGCAAAAGCCAAGTGGAAATTTTCAGATTTGTCGACCATGAAAATGCTCTTAAACACATCAAAACCATTAAGCATGAACTACTGCATAAGTATGtgctattaaaaacaaacaaaaaacaccacATCTTTTCTGTTACCATAAAACTAACCAGGAATTAAATACCGAttattgtttgtgtatttgttagTGTGAATGATATAGTGGCTGTGGGGACTGAAAGCTTTTATGCCACCAATGATCATTACTTCACTAATGACATTCTGAAGTCTTTGGAGCTGCTTTTTTCTTTGCCGTGGTGTGATGTGGTTTATTACAGTCCTGAGACTGTGCAGGTTGTGGCAGGAGGATTTTTATCTGCCAACGGCATAAACATTTCTCCTAACAAAAGGTAAGTAGCTGAAAAAGATGCAATTATCAGTGAACCAAATTAATATAAGGTTATCAATGCAATACTTGTGGAGTGGTGTTATGTTTATGTGTTAATGAtgcatataatatttaatttcaggCATCTGTATGTGTCAAATATCATGAAGCACAAAATTACAGTCTTGGAAATACAGAAAACCACTGAGCTGTCTCATGTGAAGGTAAACTCAAAATACATGAAAGGTTACATATTATTTTATCCTATATTGTACAGGTTGCCCGCagggttttaaaaagtattaaaagttgataaatcaatgtagagaaatttaacgcctttaaaaagtcttaaatgctattttgattattcaatgtatggttgtatgctaaagtttgcctgaattctGCGAATATctggatgctgtgtagtttataaaatcctactagatttgacatcatgctgctttgtttactgcagtaatcaacACCAtaatttctgcagttctataggcaccaacctgctgaattagctagatttaatggatttttattcagtttataaacaatgttttattttggattcgttttttacattaatattcagtaaatatactgtaaattaaaatctcgccagtgtttccggttgaaacctaaagtggttttaaggtcttaaaatgtatggaaagagtctttaaaaggtattgaatttcactctctgattcctgtatatactctgtagcAGCAAGGGCTGTATGATAAACcgaaattaaatcaaatttgtGATTTGGCAATATCTGCAACCATCGTGCACATCTTCACATCAGGGAAGCACGGCTCTTTAATCAGTAGTAAATGTCCTCCGAAGGCTAGAGGGCGCTCTCACACAGAAACTGCAAATACGCTGCAACAACGAGACACAGGGAATTAAACaggatttaactgcttttattgattcaCCGTGACTAATAATCACATGACCATGGAATCATCTCAAAGAGTTATTTATTTTCGACACTCAAGTTTTAAAGTGAGTTTTGAGTAAAACTATGTCAGTGTGGCattttcacattcacattcaGATGCAGCTGCAACACAGCTCTGAATCACTGAGAAGCAAAACAAATTACAGATTGATTATATTAGATTTCATAATCATGACAATTTTTGCTTAAGTGCTCAGAGATATATTGCTCTTCTGTAGTAAACCCTCCATCTGAGGCCGTGTGCATTCGACCATGGGAGTTTTTAAACTTCAAGTTTTATTATGCAGTTTGGCAGTTTGTCCTCATCAAAAAGAAGTATGAGGTGACTGaaatcaaatttttttaaaaaactccaGCCAGGGTGTAGATTGTCTGGCCATTAAACTGGAGTTTTTGCATCATTGTGTTGGTGTGCATTCTGTTTTCTCTTTTCTGATTGGCCAGCATGGCACACAATACGTTATTTTTTTCACCTCACGTGAGTTAAATTATTTGAACTCTAGTTGAActtggtttttttttatttaattttattttttttaatgtaatttacttGCATGATgagtgcatcacagtgcatttttTGCATCTTCAAGTAGactgggatttaaaaaaaaatttaactaaggagaaaaaaaaatatatataaaatacttgtGTAAGTCTGGATGTGACCTGAAAGCTGGGGCAGGAGATTTACAGAACTggttttactgacaaaatgcacatggaAACTGCATTTGtgtggtggccgagagagcttaacgtgctgcaatttaagaacaCAAGCAATTATAAAAAACACCAAATTAAGAAACGATTATCAGTTTGACCGCacatgttgcaaattctcacaacacgaACAATTAAGGAAACtcgctgcatttggtcacaacacaaacaactgaagaaacgcgctacatttattaaacatgctGCATATTATTAAAACAACGTTTCATATTTAATCATCAGTTTATTTAGACTAATAATTTACAAACAACAATTGAATCGTGTAATCAGGTTATTAAAATAAACCACCTCACCTTTAAAAGACCACCAACAACTTCAatatctcagcagggtctgtcatgtttttgggtcaccttgaaacatttctcttgtgttacgtggatatttgcaagtgttgtgacaatgtagtgtgtttcttcagttgctTGATATTAAAAAAAACCCTGTTTTTATAAAGTACTTGTGTAACTGTGGACGTGGCCTGAAAGCAGAGGCAGGAAACTTACTGCTGATTTGCAGATCTGGATTACGtttgtacggtggccgagagagcatTTGATTAATTTTGCAGCCCCAccatatatatgcacattattata
This region includes:
- the LOC130242930 gene encoding serum paraoxonase/arylesterase 2-like; the encoded protein is MGKLAVLSLVAVALAVFIGERLGTLRHLTLSYRELTKNYLPNCQLIKGIEFGAEDITILEDGLAFLSTGLKYPGLPSYSDSPGKIYTLNLLDFKPKVESLSIKGDFDKDSFNPHGISVYIDDKDGGIYLFVVNHPQGKSQVEIFRFVDHENALKHIKTIKHELLHNVNDIVAVGTESFYATNDHYFTNDILKSLELLFSLPWCDVVYYSPETVQVVAGGFLSANGINISPNKRHLYVSNIMKHKITVLEIQKTTELSHVKEVDVGSLCDNIEVDRESGDLWLGCHPNAFKFFYCDPNDPAGSEVIKIEHILSEKPRVTQVYSDDGSVIIGSSVAAPYGGKVLIGTVYQKALICDLKE